The following proteins are co-located in the Pyrococcus abyssi GE5 genome:
- a CDS encoding flagellar protein G: protein MSAGGPASELIMFIVAVIIAGSVAGALAYVTTDLANSMKDRGEMLADSLRVDFAIINDPNNIPVSGTGPYNYTFYIKNVGKDIISFNPNSVQVFIDGNIIPSANLTFTDVNGNSITSLNPGEVGVIKVTLGNALSAGYHRLQVVLKNGKRRVLIFKI from the coding sequence ATGTCAGCTGGAGGGCCTGCAAGCGAACTAATAATGTTCATAGTTGCAGTGATCATAGCCGGTAGCGTCGCCGGGGCATTGGCATACGTTACCACAGATCTCGCTAATAGTATGAAGGACAGGGGCGAAATGCTCGCGGATAGCTTGAGGGTTGACTTCGCGATAATCAACGATCCCAACAATATCCCCGTTAGTGGAACGGGGCCTTACAATTATACATTTTACATCAAGAACGTTGGAAAGGACATTATTTCTTTCAACCCTAATTCGGTTCAGGTATTCATCGATGGCAACATAATTCCTTCGGCCAACCTCACGTTCACGGATGTAAACGGGAATTCAATAACCTCACTGAACCCCGGAGAGGTCGGAGTAATAAAAGTGACCCTAGGGAACGCGCTAAGCGCTGGCTACCACAGGCTCCAAGTTGTCCTCAAGAACGGAAAGAGGAGGGTTCTAATCTTCAAGATCTGA
- a CDS encoding signal peptidase I — translation MRASDLIIDLVILGIILPSVIGFMMGRPVFVSYAYSDSMTPTINRWDVFFINPLSKGDVGDIIVFNLSGKWTVHRVYAITESGYITKGDNNVATDQQDNKNPPIPRNQVIGKVITLGGRPIKIPKLGKYLQSKDSHYLAIGLVALGGVMLGSNEKRRRKRRGKVIDTGTIYIALSALLAFGVVFTGSIAWGEISIPYTSTLAGGQREGWYLPGSVVERNVTVENYAKFPMVMVVEGEDIRRVFKLEGGEERKIEITIDVPEETRVYNKVIKVYPYYPILPLKLIDWANSKSPYLPLLMEGLMVFLGLLALKPLLGEPEYINLGRFWS, via the coding sequence ATGCGGGCCTCCGATTTGATTATCGACCTGGTAATCCTGGGCATAATATTACCCTCGGTTATCGGGTTCATGATGGGGAGGCCCGTGTTCGTTTCCTATGCCTACTCAGATAGCATGACGCCAACGATAAACAGATGGGACGTTTTCTTCATAAATCCGCTATCAAAAGGAGACGTTGGAGATATAATCGTCTTTAACCTCTCGGGCAAGTGGACTGTTCATAGGGTATATGCCATAACCGAAAGCGGATACATAACTAAAGGAGACAACAACGTTGCAACGGACCAACAAGACAATAAGAATCCACCAATCCCGAGGAATCAGGTGATAGGGAAAGTCATAACGCTTGGGGGTAGACCCATAAAGATACCTAAGCTTGGAAAGTACCTACAATCTAAGGATTCCCACTACTTGGCGATAGGATTAGTGGCCTTGGGTGGAGTAATGCTAGGCAGTAATGAGAAGAGAAGAAGGAAAAGAAGAGGAAAAGTCATTGATACTGGAACCATATACATAGCGCTTTCAGCTTTATTAGCGTTCGGAGTAGTGTTCACGGGTTCAATAGCGTGGGGTGAGATAAGCATTCCATATACATCAACATTGGCCGGAGGGCAAAGGGAAGGATGGTACCTGCCGGGAAGCGTCGTTGAGAGAAACGTAACCGTTGAAAATTACGCTAAGTTTCCTATGGTAATGGTCGTTGAAGGGGAAGACATTAGAAGGGTATTCAAGCTGGAAGGTGGAGAGGAAAGAAAGATAGAGATAACCATAGACGTTCCAGAAGAGACGAGGGTTTACAATAAGGTCATTAAGGTTTATCCGTATTATCCGATACTTCCACTGAAGCTCATAGACTGGGCCAACTCAAAAAGCCCATACCTACCCCTGCTCATGGAGGGACTAATGGTATTCCTGGGACTGTTAGCTTTGAAGCCATTACTTGGGGAACCTGAATATATAAACCTTGGGAGATTTTGGAGTTGA
- a CDS encoding flagellar protein — MGFSVSASAAIILISFLVGLGTLYVAWENSYLEVQAAKEFWYSLRSSQLHFDVGNVSVSYVNATHVDVTFTYLGQTLEGKIDVLHNGIYVSSVDVSYLIPGASYTITVPGGDTSGSLNHLTLAFNNGCITIIAYHYNGTAYVVDSVSIQCPLGVS, encoded by the coding sequence TTGGGGTTCAGCGTCTCAGCGAGTGCAGCGATAATCCTAATTTCTTTTTTAGTGGGTCTAGGGACTCTCTATGTGGCCTGGGAAAACAGTTACCTTGAGGTTCAGGCCGCTAAGGAGTTTTGGTATTCCCTTCGTAGTTCCCAGCTTCACTTCGATGTTGGTAATGTCTCGGTTTCATATGTGAACGCTACTCATGTTGATGTCACGTTCACTTACTTAGGTCAAACCCTTGAGGGTAAAATCGATGTCCTCCACAATGGAATTTACGTCTCATCCGTGGATGTGTCCTATCTAATTCCTGGGGCGAGCTATACGATAACCGTTCCTGGGGGAGATACTAGTGGTAGCTTAAATCACTTGACGCTGGCTTTCAATAACGGTTGCATCACGATCATAGCCTATCATTACAATGGAACCGCATATGTTGTTGACTCGGTTTCAATCCAGTGCCCACTGGGGGTGAGCTGA
- a CDS encoding DUF7344 domain-containing protein, producing MVNLSMFSTQSSTILGNDRRLMVIEYLKSHSGEAEISELVDYICKSEGNERRRHRKSVYVSLVQTHLPRLQREGIVNVKRSRVYLLDVPSEVHAFITIKNAKRNMWPIVYLIFSAVALSTSLLIASSEGVIFSLFLLALAVLHWVLTS from the coding sequence ATGGTAAACCTCTCAATGTTCTCAACCCAATCTTCAACTATTCTTGGAAACGATAGAAGATTAATGGTCATCGAATACTTGAAGAGTCATAGCGGAGAGGCCGAGATAAGCGAGCTCGTGGATTACATATGCAAAAGCGAGGGAAACGAAAGAAGAAGGCACAGAAAAAGCGTTTATGTTAGCTTAGTTCAAACACATCTCCCAAGGCTTCAAAGGGAAGGCATCGTAAATGTGAAGAGGAGTAGGGTGTACCTGCTCGATGTTCCCTCCGAGGTTCATGCTTTCATAACGATAAAGAACGCGAAGAGGAATATGTGGCCGATAGTCTACCTGATTTTCTCGGCCGTTGCATTGTCTACATCGCTGTTAATAGCGAGCTCCGAGGGAGTGATATTCTCTTTGTTCCTACTCGCATTGGCTGTACTCCATTGGGTGCTAACTAGCTAA
- a CDS encoding CARDB domain-containing protein, which yields MRKGIALLVMILILPLVSASTYTGWLGIGEEISYGDYAIIPKDGNFDGEALLMVSTPSRTSYISLRPGDEKDVGNVKVKLVKMFLGKKPMFYLNVTLPPLLVNQSIVVGGYKVLVKDVKVDSYEVVVSNGTGGKSYTKPFQLNGYSFSITPRPKVFSGELKLLSNVTYGDYKLTLAGLNMTIVNNKSKSILNIEFEGKDYYIDEGDYGYVGPFIVKYNGFRCEMQGNLCDPIISLEVYLRALDISISYDPSKDFWVYEGKAFRVGDLVVKVKGIADGAAYIGIENNCGNELHSGVLRASQDVIGALEYDGLRLGLLETSQDNNGKKAHFIAFYTERKKPQYLAYLNVTVSAPREVTMLTPFTVNVSVKNEGTSEVLGMIAKFEPGNGFKVLRDEVYIKSLAPGKSEVLKFTLVPLKPGNLTVGRLVVEGPVPYPLACGGLSLISFTSNSPIVNVKAINVTVGVSYLNVTRIGEPFEVNFVVDPPIGNITMALPSGVGLLSEGSLHSGVVTVPASVKSIKLVVVSPGNYTIPLYLEAYGVKLYSSKISFEAVGSSQAVTVTKTKTETKTITLTNGTARTLTVTETKTEVKTETQVKTLTKHSTTTVTKTIEVKSGKSNLLVFLFGVILGAGVIILLAWIKARS from the coding sequence ATGAGGAAGGGCATCGCGCTCCTGGTAATGATCCTCATCCTTCCACTGGTCTCGGCCTCAACTTATACTGGCTGGCTCGGGATAGGGGAGGAGATAAGTTACGGTGACTACGCGATAATCCCAAAAGACGGAAACTTCGATGGTGAAGCCTTGCTAATGGTATCCACCCCTAGCAGAACCAGCTACATCTCACTGAGGCCTGGCGATGAAAAAGATGTTGGGAATGTTAAGGTGAAGCTTGTTAAGATGTTCTTGGGCAAGAAGCCGATGTTCTACTTGAACGTTACCTTGCCCCCTTTGCTCGTGAACCAGAGCATAGTTGTTGGAGGTTACAAGGTTCTAGTAAAGGACGTTAAGGTTGATTCTTACGAGGTCGTGGTTTCCAACGGAACCGGCGGGAAGAGCTATACGAAGCCCTTCCAGCTGAATGGTTACAGCTTTTCTATAACACCTAGACCGAAGGTCTTCAGCGGGGAACTTAAGCTCTTGAGCAACGTAACCTATGGCGATTACAAGCTAACCCTAGCTGGTTTGAACATGACCATAGTCAACAACAAATCAAAGAGCATACTAAACATAGAGTTCGAGGGCAAGGATTATTACATAGATGAAGGAGACTACGGCTACGTTGGGCCCTTCATAGTTAAGTACAACGGCTTCAGGTGCGAGATGCAAGGGAACCTTTGTGATCCCATAATTTCACTCGAGGTTTACCTTAGGGCCTTAGACATTTCAATAAGCTACGATCCTTCCAAGGATTTCTGGGTCTACGAGGGCAAGGCCTTTAGGGTTGGAGATTTGGTCGTGAAGGTTAAAGGCATAGCCGATGGAGCGGCTTATATAGGTATAGAGAACAACTGCGGGAATGAGCTACATTCGGGAGTTTTAAGGGCAAGTCAAGACGTCATAGGAGCCCTTGAATACGATGGTTTAAGGTTAGGTCTCTTAGAAACTTCCCAAGATAATAATGGGAAGAAGGCCCACTTCATAGCCTTCTACACCGAGAGAAAGAAGCCCCAATACCTAGCTTACCTGAACGTAACTGTTAGCGCCCCTAGAGAAGTTACGATGCTAACGCCCTTTACAGTGAATGTGAGCGTTAAGAACGAGGGAACCAGCGAGGTCTTAGGTATGATCGCAAAATTCGAGCCCGGGAATGGCTTCAAGGTCTTAAGGGATGAAGTTTACATAAAGTCCCTGGCTCCAGGAAAAAGTGAAGTGCTTAAGTTCACGTTAGTTCCACTCAAGCCGGGTAATTTAACCGTAGGCAGGCTCGTCGTTGAAGGGCCAGTTCCTTATCCCTTGGCTTGTGGAGGTCTCTCACTGATTAGCTTTACATCAAATTCCCCGATTGTGAACGTTAAAGCGATCAACGTAACCGTAGGTGTTAGTTACCTCAACGTTACTAGAATAGGGGAGCCCTTCGAGGTAAACTTCGTCGTTGATCCTCCAATAGGTAACATCACGATGGCCTTGCCAAGTGGGGTGGGCTTACTTTCCGAGGGCTCACTCCACTCTGGAGTGGTAACCGTACCGGCCAGCGTCAAGAGCATTAAACTAGTTGTCGTGAGCCCGGGGAACTACACGATACCCTTGTACTTAGAAGCCTATGGTGTGAAGTTGTACTCGTCGAAGATATCCTTCGAGGCCGTAGGCTCATCTCAAGCGGTTACGGTGACTAAAACTAAGACCGAGACCAAAACGATAACCCTAACTAATGGAACCGCTAGAACATTAACGGTCACAGAAACTAAGACCGAGGTAAAGACTGAAACTCAAGTGAAAACCTTGACAAAGCACTCGACAACAACTGTTACAAAAACTATAGAGGTAAAGAGCGGGAAGTCCAACTTGCTCGTGTTCCTCTTTGGGGTTATCTTAGGAGCGGGAGTGATAATCCTATTAGCCTGGATCAAGGCTCGCTCCTGA
- a CDS encoding FlaD/FlaE family flagellar protein yields MEVGYVTDAEINAKLAELKGKVPSVVINELKEKLMAKKDSLTPKQLDEIIKRVLDAYGSQAAKYEQISKRVDELGKKLSELSSQLSRLVEALEEKKFAVHEKKAEEIAEKAVEVTEKVSKIEELLEKKPEERPEIVKKLEEIHEKVEALEEKIAGEKLEEAKKRVEELEEKIEKGEEVTAEEVSELAEKVEALEEEAKKPEEVVPEEEVVEEVIEEKPVEEVVEVEEEKPKVEEVVPEEVEVLEEKPVEEVVTEEEKPVEVVEEAHPEVVEEKEVGEMAEKMKIPEDIASILFEEEPKKARLEEIPEDVVSVMIALKWLGFLIDRVGIQNLEKVLEFYYEIGWISEKVLNQLLRFARGTRPHHRDPEWKPAEKLTVQDHLISLLFIERLRGLRITRDVLDKLEREVKMLEKTLDEFYGV; encoded by the coding sequence ATGGAAGTCGGCTATGTCACCGATGCAGAGATAAACGCAAAGCTTGCAGAGCTCAAGGGTAAGGTTCCCAGCGTTGTCATCAACGAGCTCAAGGAGAAGCTAATGGCAAAGAAGGATTCCCTAACGCCAAAACAGCTCGACGAGATAATAAAGAGGGTCCTCGACGCGTATGGAAGCCAGGCTGCAAAGTACGAGCAGATAAGCAAGAGGGTCGATGAGCTCGGAAAGAAGTTGAGCGAACTTAGCTCCCAACTTTCAAGACTCGTTGAGGCCCTTGAGGAGAAGAAGTTCGCGGTTCACGAGAAGAAGGCCGAGGAAATAGCCGAGAAGGCGGTTGAAGTTACTGAGAAGGTCAGCAAGATCGAGGAGCTGCTTGAGAAGAAGCCCGAGGAGAGGCCAGAGATAGTGAAGAAGCTTGAAGAAATTCACGAGAAGGTGGAAGCTTTAGAAGAGAAGATAGCCGGCGAGAAGCTTGAGGAGGCCAAGAAGAGAGTTGAGGAGTTGGAGGAGAAGATAGAGAAGGGAGAGGAAGTTACCGCCGAAGAAGTTAGCGAATTGGCCGAGAAGGTTGAGGCCTTGGAGGAGGAAGCCAAGAAGCCTGAAGAAGTCGTTCCCGAGGAGGAGGTTGTTGAAGAGGTCATTGAGGAGAAGCCCGTTGAAGAAGTTGTTGAAGTTGAAGAGGAAAAGCCCAAAGTTGAGGAAGTTGTTCCTGAGGAGGTTGAGGTTTTAGAGGAGAAGCCCGTTGAGGAGGTTGTTACCGAGGAGGAAAAACCTGTTGAGGTTGTTGAGGAAGCTCATCCCGAAGTTGTTGAGGAAAAGGAGGTGGGTGAAATGGCCGAAAAGATGAAGATACCAGAGGACATCGCGAGCATCCTCTTCGAGGAAGAACCAAAGAAGGCAAGGCTCGAAGAAATTCCAGAAGATGTTGTCTCCGTTATGATAGCGCTGAAGTGGCTGGGCTTCCTCATCGACAGGGTCGGTATACAGAATCTCGAGAAGGTTCTCGAGTTCTACTACGAGATCGGCTGGATAAGTGAAAAGGTTTTGAACCAGCTCCTTAGGTTCGCCAGGGGAACGAGGCCACACCACAGGGATCCCGAGTGGAAGCCAGCTGAAAAGCTCACGGTTCAGGATCACCTAATAAGCTTACTCTTCATCGAGAGGCTCAGGGGACTCAGGATCACGAGGGACGTCTTGGACAAGCTAGAAAGGGAGGTGAAGATGCTAGAGAAGACCCTAGATGAGTTCTACGGGGTCTAA
- a CDS encoding DUF1102 domain-containing protein produces MEKVNRYLLAIFGLVATFGLVLGVGANFRDYNASRSVHWDIVADDSELIDLTPIQNYSYIDENGKLVIDFSPGNPNYPGYGNGVSPSSEYNFDEVFGVSNHLWENLPIVVEINSTNSHIELYGADGNVYSAYDGNLASASDSARDWVCFVVQPEDMVKVGMDLSANGDSPGDTWTGSLKIRAYRLGTEPAYLVGKCGQGPI; encoded by the coding sequence ATGGAAAAAGTGAATAGATATCTACTTGCCATATTTGGCCTTGTGGCCACATTTGGTCTCGTACTTGGAGTCGGGGCCAATTTTAGGGACTACAACGCAAGCAGGAGCGTCCACTGGGACATAGTTGCCGACGACTCGGAGCTAATTGACTTGACTCCGATTCAGAACTACTCGTACATAGATGAAAACGGAAAGCTCGTGATAGACTTTTCACCCGGTAACCCCAACTATCCAGGCTATGGAAACGGGGTAAGTCCAAGTAGTGAGTACAACTTCGACGAGGTATTCGGAGTTAGTAACCACCTATGGGAGAACCTTCCTATAGTGGTTGAGATAAACTCCACAAACTCACACATAGAGCTTTACGGGGCAGATGGAAACGTGTACTCAGCCTATGACGGAAACTTGGCTAGTGCAAGCGACTCAGCAAGGGACTGGGTTTGCTTTGTAGTTCAGCCCGAAGACATGGTTAAGGTAGGAATGGACCTTTCAGCAAACGGCGACTCACCTGGAGACACCTGGACTGGAAGTTTGAAGATCAGGGCCTACAGGCTTGGCACCGAGCCTGCTTACCTAGTGGGCAAGTGCGGGCAGGGGCCTATTTGA
- a CDS encoding DUF1102 domain-containing protein encodes MNKLFGIALFLAGLMLAVGAGANFRYFEADRDMTVAIVSDDSELIDLTPVQPYVYLNNGKLTVEISSGHPEYPGYGDGLSTDSLYVFEEMFNVSNELWENAGQDYPICVTIKAQLPVKVFAGTYDSPIAGPDDTISFTVYHGQPVPVGMIFDNTGLDLGGHQIQLDISAVAGECE; translated from the coding sequence ATGAATAAGTTGTTTGGAATTGCCCTGTTCCTTGCAGGGCTTATGTTGGCGGTTGGCGCTGGAGCCAACTTTAGGTACTTCGAGGCAGATAGGGACATGACAGTCGCGATAGTAAGCGACGATAGTGAGTTAATAGACTTAACCCCAGTACAGCCTTACGTATACCTAAACAACGGAAAATTGACAGTTGAGATATCGTCCGGACACCCTGAGTATCCAGGATACGGCGATGGACTTAGCACAGACAGCCTGTACGTCTTTGAAGAGATGTTTAACGTAAGCAACGAGCTTTGGGAGAACGCCGGCCAGGACTACCCGATATGTGTCACCATAAAGGCACAATTACCAGTAAAAGTATTCGCCGGAACTTACGACAGCCCGATAGCGGGACCCGACGATACTATCAGCTTTACAGTGTACCACGGCCAGCCCGTTCCAGTTGGAATGATCTTTGACAACACCGGACTAGACCTAGGAGGGCACCAGATACAGCTAGACATAAGCGCTGTTGCCGGTGAGTGCGAGTGA
- a CDS encoding type II/IV secretion system ATPase subunit has product MAEAVSGTLDEAMRRNPHLRKYVEEFRRKYGKTPEFHVQLTTDMRDIPYPNIIYPVGDPIFIHIYGDPQTETQYIVIEPRIETREEEEKYQLIKDRILELAPTREIPEEQEEFERFLDNLFEEAVLSLVKGRKGLTITKDEMEKFRYLIKRDIIGIGPLEPIARDPYLEDIHIIGANYVSVVHKIFQHLPTNIKWKDNIELADYLKNLSERIGRPVSDRNPIVDGTLPDGSRINIIYSPDVSLKGPSATIRKFAATPLSITQLIAWGTMSAEIAAYLWLAIEYGMSIFVCGETASGKTTTLNAIIPFIKPGSKVFTAEDTPEVQVPHPTWQRLVTRERGPEESRVTLFDLLKAALRSRPNYIIVGEIRGAEGNIAFQAMQTGHPVMATFHAGDIKKMIQRFTGSPINVPITFIDNLNIALFQQAVYVKGKFLRRVINVVEIEGYYEELGGVATRNVFEWDPVSDKHIFRGMNNSYILENKIAEIAGFEDPKAIYDELFLRARILQRMVELKIFNYWDVYREIKAFYQRGLEGLSFRI; this is encoded by the coding sequence ATGGCGGAAGCGGTTTCAGGGACACTTGATGAGGCAATGCGCAGGAATCCTCACCTTAGGAAGTACGTTGAGGAGTTTAGGCGTAAGTATGGTAAGACCCCCGAGTTTCACGTTCAGCTTACTACGGATATGAGGGACATACCTTACCCGAACATAATCTACCCAGTCGGTGATCCAATATTCATCCACATCTACGGTGATCCTCAAACGGAGACGCAGTACATAGTCATAGAGCCCAGGATAGAGACGAGGGAAGAGGAGGAGAAGTACCAGCTCATAAAGGATAGAATCCTTGAGCTAGCCCCGACCAGGGAGATCCCAGAGGAGCAGGAAGAATTCGAGAGATTCCTAGACAATCTCTTCGAGGAGGCCGTTTTATCCCTTGTTAAGGGGAGGAAGGGATTAACGATAACCAAGGATGAGATGGAGAAGTTTAGGTACTTGATAAAGCGAGACATAATTGGAATCGGCCCCTTGGAGCCGATAGCGAGGGATCCATATCTCGAGGACATCCACATAATAGGTGCCAACTACGTATCTGTAGTTCACAAAATATTCCAGCACCTGCCGACCAACATCAAGTGGAAAGATAACATAGAGCTGGCCGATTACCTGAAGAACCTATCCGAGAGGATAGGGAGGCCCGTGAGCGATAGAAACCCGATAGTGGATGGAACTCTTCCAGATGGTTCCCGTATAAACATAATCTACTCTCCGGATGTATCGCTCAAGGGTCCAAGCGCTACGATAAGAAAGTTCGCTGCAACGCCACTAAGCATAACCCAGCTGATAGCCTGGGGAACCATGAGCGCCGAGATAGCAGCTTACCTCTGGTTGGCGATAGAGTACGGAATGAGCATATTCGTCTGCGGTGAGACTGCCTCTGGTAAGACCACGACCTTGAACGCTATAATCCCGTTCATTAAGCCAGGCTCAAAGGTCTTTACCGCTGAAGATACTCCGGAAGTTCAGGTTCCACACCCGACATGGCAGAGACTCGTTACGAGGGAGAGAGGTCCAGAGGAGAGCCGTGTTACACTGTTCGACCTACTTAAGGCGGCGTTAAGATCTAGACCTAACTACATCATAGTCGGTGAGATTAGAGGAGCTGAGGGTAACATAGCGTTCCAGGCTATGCAGACGGGTCACCCTGTAATGGCAACCTTCCACGCCGGTGACATTAAGAAGATGATCCAGCGTTTCACGGGCTCTCCAATAAACGTTCCGATAACGTTCATAGATAACTTGAATATAGCCCTCTTCCAGCAGGCCGTTTACGTTAAGGGTAAGTTCCTTAGAAGGGTAATCAACGTCGTCGAGATAGAGGGTTACTACGAGGAGCTCGGTGGAGTTGCAACTAGGAATGTCTTCGAGTGGGATCCAGTTAGCGACAAGCACATCTTCAGGGGTATGAACAACTCTTACATCCTCGAGAATAAGATAGCCGAGATTGCCGGTTTTGAGGATCCTAAGGCGATATACGATGAGCTCTTCCTAAGGGCCAGAATACTCCAGAGGATGGTCGAGCTTAAGATATTCAACTACTGGGACGTCTACAGGGAGATCAAGGCGTTCTACCAGAGGGGTCTCGAAGGTTTGAGCTTTAGAATCTAA
- the flaJ gene encoding archaellar assembly protein FlaJ, producing the protein MPQEKISIFVKADLDPRTYLRRILLPGLLGSFVLFIVVSVFTRMIPLPRGLVFFMYLIPIIIAIYVAAYPYLAADSKRISINSKLPYFITYFAVLSTSEIGRTDILKVLASDPKLGAIAGEMKKVYMIVDKLHRSLPEAFRFLAKRTPSRVFADFLDRLAYSLDSGVELKDYLFQEQQTVMDDYQTFYEGALYDLDIFKEIYESIIISIVFAGAFMIIGPIITGQNIGRLALYLAFLILVAEIGSLMVIKYRMPEDPIWAEKRVETPRHRKIKRALIISSMLVPIVFLLYFILIRPRFKLPTPFVIALSLTPLAYAGNVVRKEEAMIFRKDENFPAFIRSLASSLASSGASLLLVLKYLSAHDFGTLTEDIRSLYRRLAVRVDTVRAWDFFIAETGSWLIGIFSEIFRESLRLGAEPDYVGKVISRNFERLVRLRRKRVQSVSNFIGIILGLTGAFAFSLAASFQVAVAINDIFSKFQVPTEYIGEIIHIIPPSGMKLLDLSLLLIMIVHSLLSALAIKVADGGNLLGSLYYFVILLWVFAFGMYIGQTLMARFMSVGEGGMILHLLGV; encoded by the coding sequence GTGCCTCAGGAGAAGATCAGCATCTTCGTGAAGGCAGATCTGGATCCGAGGACCTACCTGAGGAGAATACTACTCCCTGGCCTCTTGGGTTCCTTTGTTCTTTTCATAGTTGTCAGCGTATTCACTAGGATGATTCCCCTTCCCAGGGGCTTGGTCTTCTTCATGTACCTGATTCCGATTATAATTGCGATATATGTTGCCGCTTACCCTTACTTGGCCGCGGATTCAAAGAGAATTTCGATAAACTCCAAGTTGCCGTACTTCATAACGTACTTCGCCGTTCTCTCTACGAGTGAGATAGGTAGAACCGACATCCTAAAGGTTTTAGCAAGTGACCCTAAGCTTGGAGCCATAGCTGGGGAGATGAAGAAGGTTTACATGATAGTTGACAAGCTTCACAGGTCTCTGCCAGAGGCTTTTAGGTTTCTAGCTAAGAGAACTCCAAGCAGGGTTTTTGCTGATTTCCTGGATAGGCTCGCTTACTCTTTAGATAGTGGTGTCGAGTTGAAGGATTACCTCTTCCAGGAGCAGCAAACGGTGATGGACGATTACCAGACCTTCTACGAGGGAGCCCTCTACGATCTCGACATATTCAAGGAGATTTACGAGTCTATAATCATATCGATAGTCTTTGCCGGAGCCTTCATGATCATAGGGCCCATAATAACTGGCCAAAACATAGGTAGGCTTGCACTTTACTTGGCTTTCCTAATTTTGGTGGCCGAGATAGGATCCCTAATGGTTATAAAGTACAGGATGCCAGAAGATCCTATCTGGGCCGAGAAGAGGGTTGAAACTCCTAGGCACAGGAAGATAAAGAGGGCCTTGATAATATCTTCAATGCTGGTCCCCATAGTTTTCCTCCTCTACTTCATCTTGATAAGGCCCAGGTTTAAGCTTCCAACGCCATTCGTAATAGCTCTATCCTTAACCCCTTTGGCCTACGCCGGGAACGTTGTGAGGAAAGAGGAAGCAATGATCTTCAGGAAGGATGAGAACTTTCCGGCCTTCATAAGGAGCCTAGCATCTTCCTTGGCATCAAGTGGTGCCTCCCTCTTACTCGTGTTGAAGTACCTGAGTGCCCACGACTTCGGAACCTTAACAGAGGACATAAGGTCACTCTACAGGAGATTGGCTGTTAGGGTCGACACCGTGAGAGCTTGGGACTTCTTCATAGCCGAGACGGGGAGTTGGTTGATAGGGATTTTCTCTGAGATATTCAGGGAGAGCCTAAGGTTAGGTGCCGAGCCCGATTACGTGGGTAAGGTGATAAGCAGGAACTTTGAGAGGCTTGTAAGGCTTAGGAGGAAGAGAGTACAGAGCGTTTCGAACTTCATAGGAATAATCCTAGGTCTAACTGGAGCTTTCGCCTTCTCTCTAGCAGCATCGTTCCAAGTCGCTGTAGCTATTAACGATATCTTTAGCAAGTTCCAAGTTCCAACGGAGTACATAGGTGAGATAATCCACATAATCCCGCCGAGCGGAATGAAACTACTTGACCTCTCGTTACTGCTAATAATGATAGTCCACTCACTACTTTCCGCGTTAGCGATAAAAGTAGCTGACGGAGGGAACCTGCTTGGCTCACTTTACTACTTCGTGATCTTGCTATGGGTCTTCGCCTTCGGAATGTACATAGGCCAGACCCTCATGGCGAGGTTCATGAGCGTCGGTGAGGGTGGGATGATACTTCACCTCCTGGGGGTGTAG
- a CDS encoding ATPase domain-containing protein, which translates to MVEELLKITLKSDELHRRLGGGIPAGTIMLIEGDRGTGKSILSQRLLYGFLMNGYTSSYVSSQYTTVEYIKQMMSISYDVIPFLIRKKLVFVSLYPLLSGVSEERKFLSRLLGEPRLWDQDVVIIDSFSSVLSREQDVRAVRNFLMYIKKLSSLGKVIILTANPEELSRDVMFLLEEASTLLIRLNVRVFGGDLKNSATIVKYNNAKGAFQKIIPFRVEPKVGLVVEIAAVV; encoded by the coding sequence ATGGTCGAGGAGCTACTGAAGATAACACTGAAGAGCGACGAGCTGCACAGACGTCTCGGCGGCGGCATTCCCGCTGGGACTATAATGCTCATCGAGGGCGACAGAGGGACTGGAAAGTCAATACTTTCCCAGAGACTCCTGTACGGTTTCCTCATGAATGGCTACACGAGTTCCTACGTTTCAAGCCAGTACACAACGGTCGAGTACATAAAGCAGATGATGTCCATAAGCTACGATGTTATCCCTTTCCTGATAAGGAAGAAGCTAGTCTTTGTATCGCTTTACCCTTTACTTAGTGGTGTTAGTGAGGAGAGGAAGTTCCTGAGCAGATTGTTGGGAGAGCCAAGGCTTTGGGATCAGGATGTTGTTATAATAGATTCATTCTCATCCGTCCTTTCGCGAGAGCAGGATGTTAGGGCCGTGAGAAATTTCCTGATGTACATAAAGAAGTTGTCGAGCCTTGGCAAGGTGATAATATTGACCGCTAACCCTGAGGAGCTCTCGCGAGATGTCATGTTCCTGCTTGAGGAGGCCTCGACCCTGTTAATTAGGCTCAACGTTAGGGTCTTCGGTGGTGACTTGAAGAACTCCGCGACAATAGTGAAGTACAACAATGCCAAGGGAGCTTTCCAGAAGATAATACCGTTTAGAGTTGAGCCGAAGGTTGGTTTAGTAGTAGAAATAGCGGCGGTGGTGTGA